The Dendropsophus ebraccatus isolate aDenEbr1 chromosome 6, aDenEbr1.pat, whole genome shotgun sequence nucleotide sequence tttgtcatAATAAAATGATTCTTTTGTGATTTATTTATAGAGTAGAGTGCACTCTCTATTTGTGTCTTTTTCTTTTAGTATTCATTGGTAGTGTTTTTTCAGACATTGAGTGGCACCCCTACCTTCTATCAAGTCTATATTTAGGTTGAGCCCCCTTATATTGTTATAAGACTTACATATAGAACACACTGAATGGTCCTTTGTGGAAAACTAGATGAATTTTCTTAGAAAAACCCTAAAACCACATTCAGCCTCCAACCTGGATCTCTTCCCTTTGATGATCTTATTTAAGGTTTTTCCGGATGAGTTTCCACAGCTGGAGTCCTGTTGAAGGTTCTTTGTACATAAGAATTGTATGAGTTTTTACTCCAGTATTTAAAACCCCTCTGAATATGGTGTAATTGCCGGTAATTCCCATTACCATTAGGAACTGCGCAGCTTCTACACATCTACACAAGTCCCGCAGGTTCCAATATTCTGAGTCATTACATCTTTATTATGTCTTTTAGGGCCTGAGAGAATTTTTTGTTTATTGTAAATGATTAGTTTTAAGTGTGATGGGACATACAAGATGTAAGAAGGTGATCACAGCTTCTCAATCTTTCCTTGTTGGAGCCTCACTAGCCAGAACATGGTGGTATCTGAGCCTCACTAGCCAGACCATGGTGGTATCTGGGCCTCACTAGCCAGAACATGGTGGTATCTGAGCCTCACTAGCCAGAACATGGTGGTATCTGAGCCTCACTAGCCAGACCATGGTGGTATCTGGGCCTCACTAGCCAGAACATGGTGGTATCTGGGCCTCACTAGCCAGAACATGGTGGTATCTGAGCCTCACTAGCCAGACCATGGTGGTATCTGAGCCTCACTAGCCAGAACATGGTGGTATCTGAGCCTCACTAGCCAGAACATGGTGGTATCTGGGCCTCACTAGCCAGAACATGGTGGTATCTGGGCCTCACCATAGGCCTTAGTCCAGAGTGTCACTAGCCAGAACATGGTAGTATCTGGGCCTCACCATTGGCTGTAGTCCATGAATTATTTTTTAGAAAACCTTACGTTATGTTAAGCACATAAGAAGTTTATAATACAGCTAAATCGAGATAAGCAAGAgattaaaaaaattgtaatagacCATCAATGGAAATATAACATAATATGGAGGGATAAGGATAACTTGCCTAATTGTTTGAAAAGAAAACAGAATTGGAGTCTGAGGGCGAGTAGTGGAGGTCTTTCTGCTTGATGGCCTATGATCAGCTAAGAGGAACCCCAATGAACCCCTTTGGTTCAACAAGTGAAAGATGGTCCACCAGTGCCAACAGCCATAGTAGATGTGGCCATAGGTTGTACCCGCAGTCCTGGCAGTAGCAATGTGGAAGAGTGGAAGACACATATTACTTATAGAGAACAGCTGGTTAACTCCATTGATTCCAGCAGGAGCATCTAGTTACTGTGTGCATATGATGGGCCTCCTTACTCCTTGATACGGTGCCAGCAGAAGGAAATGTTGGCCATGTTGACCTTCTACTGCCGATCCACTTTTAATCTCTGGAGATAGGGCACCAACCACAGGTGTCTGGCAGTGGTACACTTTCATTTCTTAGTGTAAACCACATGCACACAGTTTATATGGGGCATTGGGACCAACTGAGCACTAAGCTATTGAGAGTATATGAGCATCTTTATTGTTCAGTGGCTGATGAAAAACATTTGTCACTACTAAGGATGGGAGATCTGCACAGGTTCCACACCTCTGGGGCTTCTACCTATTGTGACTATAAAGGTCACTGAATATAAGGGTCCCCTAACCCCCAATGGACTGGTGACTAAGAGTCATGGTAGCCTTATTCCACCAATAGATGAGGGGCCCCACCTCTAATACATGGAaggcatatcctgtggatatcctgaagggggtactccggtgacaaaaaaaatgttttcagaaagttctacagatctataaattacttttatgtaaaaatccccactcttccagtatttatcagttgctgtatgtcttgcaggaagtaatggattctttccagtctgacacagtgctctctgcggccacctctgtccatgtcaggaactgtccagagcaggagagattttctacagggattttctgctgctctggacagttcctgatacaaaCTCCAGAATATTCCTATAAAACCACTATTTGGCACAAAACATTGGAGTAAATATATATTTGGCAGCCACAGTTTTGCCGGAAGAGGATTATGGAGCGTTTGAAGTTTACACTGACATTTAATATTAAACATAACACCATACGGTACGTTACATCATTGGTGAACTGGTCCTACATGGCAGTTACGTTTTTCATACACATTAGGTTAATGTGGGACTGGCCAACCATCCAATATACCGGTGGGGGCCTCCCCACTCTTGGCCAACCATCCAATATGCTGGTAGGAGCCTCCCCACTCTTGGCCAACTATCCAATATGCTGGTGGGGGTCTCCCCACTCTTGGCCAACCATCCAATATGCTGGTGGGGGCCTCCCCACTCTTGGCCAACCATCCAATATGCTGGTGGGGGCCTCCCCACTCTTGGCCAACCATCCAATATGCTGGTGGGGGCCTCCCCACTCTTGGTCCCCAACAGATGTTGGAAACCCTTTttattcttggagagataagcagcTGGGTATCAGGCACTGGCTTCTCCCATCTATCTATTGAGATCACATGTATGCTTGGCCAAGCAAAGTGCTCAAATCTACTCAACAAGGACCAAGACCACTGACAACTCCAGATGGACCTCCTCAGTTCTCAGGTTGAGAATGAAGCACATAAAACGTTGGACTAGACAGGCTCTGAACCCCCTTTGGATTGGGATATCATAAAGCGTAGAACTAACATGAATCAGAATAATCTTTCCTTAAAAAAGACCTTGAATGCATCGGTAACATTAAGTTATAACGGAGAAGTGAGATATTTTGTCATCCGTCTGAGGGCTCGTTGTACGTCCTTATTTCTCAGACTGTAAATCAAAGGGTTTAACATAGGGGTAACAACTGTGTAAAAAACAGACACCATCTTGTCGGTGACCTCCGTAGATGAATACCGTGGCTTCATGTACATGAATGTAGCTGTCCCATAAAAGACGATGACCACGATGAGGTGTGACACGCACGTGGAGAAGGCCTTGTATCTCCCAGAGCCAATTTTAACAAGAactaaaaaaattttaaagtaaGAAAACAGAATGAGACATACGGGAATGATGAGTAATATGGAGCTTCCGACCATTGTTACAATGTTATTAGCAGAGATGTCACTGCAGGCTAGCTGTAACAATGACGGAGCTTCACAGAAGAAGTGGTCAATGGTGACAGGTCCACAGAACCTCAACTGATATACAAAGTATATATCAATGGAGGAAATTATACAACCAGTGACCCAGGAGACGCTAATCATCCGGACACAAGACACCGTGTTCATGATCACATTATAATGTAAGGGGTTACAGATAGCCACATATCGGTCATAAGCCATGAAGGCCAACAGGATACACTCTGTTTCCCCCATGAAAAGGTAGAAGTAAACCTGAAGTAGGCAACCGGCAAAGGAGATGTTTCTGGAAGAGATGGCGATGTTCACTAACATCTTGGGTACAATGATTGAGGTGTAGCAGATGTCCAGGATGGAGAGATTCGAAAGAAAGAAGTACATGGAGTTGTGCAGACGACTGTCTATCCTCACTGCCACAATGAGCAAAAAATTCCCAAAAACTGTCGACATGTAGAATAACAAAAATATCTGGAATAAAATCACTTGTATCTTTGGATTTTCTGATAGTCCAAGGAGGAGAAATTCATTGGTCTTGTTAGCAAGCTGCCTGTCCATTTTGGCCAGTTAAAAGTCTCaatttatagcaaaaaaaaattataaatttttgactttttaaatttaatttattttattaaattataaattttttatttaaaattacttgCTGATCCACAAAAATCAAACAATTCAGTGACAGCCAAGCCTAATTTTCTAAACATCAAGTCAAACTAGTTATCTAATTTTTAAACCATTAAACTACAAAGAGAGAAGTGAATGACTGTTGAAGATTTAGTATACCCACTATATGAAATGCTGATACATTGTTCATATTTACTTTAACTGGATAAATCTTACTGCCAGAAATAACAAAATCCAAATCCAAACACAATAAGATTAAAATAAGTCAACATTTAAGGCAGTTGTGATTTCAAAATGGAATCTCATGGTCCTTTATGTCTTACCGGAGGCAAATGGACTCCACAAGTTTGGGACTTGCCAATAATTTCAGGAGTATAATTTGTTTAGTgaaatcccctcccccccttcccccaaagaCCACCATTGTGAGAAGACCACCCTCATATCCAGACCAGATTTCCTGTGGCAGTTGTCTTGATTATTTATATACTACCGtggtttctctgaaaataagtcCTAGCGTCATTTTGCAGgcggcttgaaatataagccctactccaaaaataagccctagttacagtcagctgacaagatccctgacactgggtggccaAGCATCAACCAATcactgccagacttgttatgccccGCCCCATCTGCaggggaggaaggagtggtgacaggatgcacaatgtgggggggggggcattaaatATGGAGGAATGGAATGtgggcaactacagagggggagggaggtacaaTGTAGCCATAGTCTACATGACCACAGACAAACTTTAGGTCAGCTAATTGTCTATTATATAGGCTGAGGGAACatttcatataataataataataagaagaagaagaagaagaagaagaaaaagaagaagaagaagactttAAATGTTTTGCTACTTTGTGATATATttcattttgtttatttattacacTAATAGGTAACATAAAAGAGATTATCTCTGCATCCTCCGCCCCTGACCTCACACTATATGCTTGGAGATGCAAATTAAATAaatgattttctttttatttattttttatgttatatttaaATTCACATTTTTATACAGTTCAGTGTATTTAAGCTTTACTTACTAAattaatatataaaatacaaGAAATTATAAATGCTTCACCACCGCCCTAACAAATGACTCAGGCTAAGAAAATAGaaaagtaattttaaaaaaactaaactttcAAATGTGGTACTGCttgtaagactttttttttattaaatattatttctgatcatttttttttctttaaaaaaacacaaaaaatatatatatttttttcaattattataaatttttaaaatgtgtttttttaaactaCAGAAAACTATTTTGAAATATATTTATAGGCAAACAAAATCTCTCATCATTATTAATATTATCCATTTCCTTGTTTTTGTCCAGTTAGCTGTGATTttaggtttattattattatctctgtaggaatcccctccccccctttccttGGCCAATGTAAtgatttaattgtttttaatttgaAAATCGTAAGAACTATCGTTGATGCTGCAGATGTTCCGTTCTGTTTGCCTGGTGTCTACTGCTGGTTAGTATTACAATGCATTTCCTTTTCTGTACAAAATAGATTTGTAAAGATTATACGAATTTTCGGTAATTACAGTTCCTTcttattttttgtttaaaaaattaaatatagttacaGTTATAGTTACAATGCTGATGCCATTTTCGGTATTCTTTAAACTGATTTGTTTCGTTCTTTTAAATTTACATTTACATGCATCCAAATTCATGAAGGAACCAACAACATGTGCCGGATTGCGTCCCGTCTACTGTAGGCGAATCTGGTGACAAAACATTAAATATCCAGAAAACTTATCGATGATGGAAGATTTGCAGCCACTTCTCAAAGCGCAAAGATTCTTTGTTTCCATCTTCCATCTTATATTCTCTTTGGCTCAGACCTAAAAACATCCCGTTTATTACTGCAATTCCCCACACAAAATAAATGAGTTTCCAGAGATTTCCATTAACAATATAAAAAACACACAGGTAATAAGATCCCTGAAGGATTcaaaatggaaaaagaaaaagatcCGATCCTCCACTCTTTATTATAACCAGAAGTTACGAGTTGTT carries:
- the LOC138795334 gene encoding olfactory receptor 13C4-like translates to LAKMDRQLANKTNEFLLLGLSENPKIQVILFQIFLLFYMSTVFGNFLLIVAVRIDSRLHNSMYFFLSNLSILDICYTSIIVPKMLVNIAISSRNISFAGCLLQVYFYLFMGETECILLAFMAYDRYVAICNPLHYNVIMNTVSCVRMISVSWVTGCIISSIDIYFVYQLRFCGPVTIDHFFCEAPSLLQLACSDISANNIVTMVGSSILLIIPVCLILFSYFKIFLVLVKIGSGRYKAFSTCVSHLIVVIVFYGTATFMYMKPRYSSTEVTDKMVSVFYTVVTPMLNPLIYSLRNKDVQRALRRMTKYLTSPL